From the genome of Triticum aestivum cultivar Chinese Spring chromosome 3B, IWGSC CS RefSeq v2.1, whole genome shotgun sequence, one region includes:
- the LOC123067541 gene encoding uncharacterized protein: MAPHYQAATLITSPSYPNSITWSSENLVAVASGHIVTILNPATIEGPRGFILLRSRDPFPIGVVKREDLLEPCLVPTFLVRDTEPCARSISWSRQGFAPNSGCLLAVCTFDGHVNLYRPPIWEFCDEWVEVADVSKLLFNYYKSINFGEDDSPDSIPQEKANSEQTHAMGCTGESQGPLSCSDLGRRKRKPSRFESYVYDEDEGDVDASKDADFWLNPCCKSKKISMKTIVKPVHTTAIVNGLGGSQDTKAAVSCNKENTCLPLITAEQYACRNAILSSLVVAWSPIVPSRDTTSHLLRNWCILVVGSKSGDVSFWKICKPEYYTIDVCMVTRDPILIGVLKAHNSWVSAISWEVSFADSSKSSLLLATGCSDGSVKIWSGNTEGLNQCTYVKELPFSLLAEVTTNSSAPVSSVSLSVPAQRQHGVSFNLAIGRVSGSLETWMWDPCRNKIENTSACYAHDQVVTGLSWGLDGHCLYSCSQDNSAHCWIIEKQKLEEIPVHTNFQELKELTDLSEVSDQCFGLSIAPGQLMIVVAHAPLYR; the protein is encoded by the exons ATGGCTCCGCATTACCAGGCCGCTACGCTGATTACTTCTCCGTCCTATCCGAACTCCATCACCTGGTCAAGCGAGAACTTGGTGGCTGTTGCTTCTGGTCACATTGTCACTATCCTG AACCCAGCCACAATTGAAGGGCCTCGTGGATTTATCTTGCTTCGCTCTAGAGATCCTTTTCCCATTGGAGTGGTTAAAAGAGA AGATCTCCTTGAACCATGTTTAGTCCCCACTTTCTTAGTGCGTGATACTGAACCATGCGCGCGGTCAATTTCATGGTCTCGACAAGGCTTTGCACCTAATTCTGG TTGTTTGCTTGCCGTCTGTACTTTTGATGGTCATGTAAATCTTTACCGCCCACCAATTTGGGAATTCTGTGATGAATGGGTTGAG GTTGCGGACGTATCTAAATTGCTGTTCAACTATTACAAAAGTATAAACTTTGGAGAGGATGATAGTCCTGATTCAATTCCTCAG GAAAAGGCAAATAGTGAGCAGACACATGCGATGGGATGTACTGGTGAATCGCAAGGACCTCTTTCCTGCAGCGATCTTGGGCGGAGAAAAAGGAAACCATCAAG ATTTGAAAGCTATGTTTATGATGAGGATGAAGGTGATGTAGATGCTTCAAAGGATGCAGACTTCTGGCTCAATCCATGCTGCAAGTCAAAGAAGATATCTATGAAAACG ATTGTCAAACCTGTGCATACAACTGCTATCGTAAATGGGTTAGGTGGCTCACAGGATACCAAAGCAGCAGTCTCTTGCAACAAAGAAAACACATGTCTTCCTCTTATCACTGCAGAACAGTATGCATGTCGAAATGCGATTTTGTCTTCTCTGGTAGTTGCATGGTCTCCAATTGTGCCATCACGCGACACTACTTCACATTTGTTGAGAAATTGGTGCATTCTTGTTGTTGGTTCCAAGTCTGGGGACGTTTCATTTTGGAAAATATGCAAGCCTGAGTATTATACCATAGATGTTTGCATGGTTACCAGAGATCCAATACTCATTGGGGTTCTCAAAGCGCATAATTCATGGGTTAGTGCCATCAGTTGGGAAGTTTCCTTTGCAGACTCTTCAAAGTCCTCACTACTTTTAGCAACTGGGTGTTCAGATGGAAG TGTGAAGATATGGTCCGGTAATACCGAAGGATTAAATCAATGTACATATGTAAAAGAATTGCCATTTTCATTATTGGCTGAG GTCACCACTAATTCGTCAGCACCAGTCTCGTCAGTTTCATTATCTGTACCAGCTCAGCGTCAACATGGTGTTAGTTTTAACTTGGCAATTGGAAGAGTATCCGGGTCACTGGAAACATGGATGTGGGATCCATGTAGAAACAAGATTGAGAATACCAGTGCATGTTATGCACATGATCAAGTG GTGACAGGTTTATCGTGGGGTTTGGATGGCCATTGTTTATACAGCTGCAGCCAG GATAATTCTGCACACTGTTGGATTATCGAGAAACAGAAACTTGAAGAAATTCCTGTGCACACAAATTTTCAGGAGCTAAAAGAGTTAACAGAT CTATCAGAAGTATCTGATCAATGCTTTGGACTTTCGATTGCACCAGGACAACTAATGATTGTTGTG GCTcacgccccgctttatagataa